In one window of Burkholderia cenocepacia DNA:
- a CDS encoding GNAT family N-acetyltransferase, with the protein MLDPTDLRLLYQLRPAEPGDFPYAEALTHGNMGGYYKRHGLVWRSDLFYASWRESENFILEADGERIGVLRVTEEGDSLHIRDVQIAAGHRGQGAGTYMLEMSHRWARARGLHELQLRVFVDNPAARLYLRMGYHVTGPRLAQLGSIRHMVRPV; encoded by the coding sequence ATGCTCGATCCGACCGACCTGCGACTCCTGTATCAGCTCCGGCCCGCGGAGCCCGGCGATTTTCCGTATGCCGAAGCGTTGACGCACGGCAATATGGGCGGCTACTACAAACGCCATGGGCTCGTCTGGCGCAGCGACCTGTTCTATGCGAGCTGGCGCGAATCCGAGAACTTCATCCTCGAGGCCGACGGCGAGCGCATCGGCGTGCTGCGCGTGACCGAGGAGGGCGATTCGCTGCATATCCGCGACGTGCAGATCGCGGCCGGGCATCGCGGGCAGGGCGCCGGCACCTATATGCTCGAGATGTCGCATCGCTGGGCACGTGCGCGCGGGCTGCACGAACTGCAGTTGCGCGTGTTCGTCGACAATCCTGCCGCGCGCTTGTACCTGCGCATGGGCTACCACGTCACCGGCCCGCGACTGGCGCAACTCGGCTCGATTCGCCACATGGTGCGGCCGGTCTGA
- a CDS encoding AraC family transcriptional regulator: protein MNPPAPADVSKPYDVIDIPPEFAPTAVHPMRVRARQVDAGRRIPLHTHAWAQLAYASRGVLRVATTGTTWMVPPSRAIWVPPHVTHEVTIVEEAYLRTLYIDESIVPGGLDACRVVEVTGLLRELIVALDARDLSTARERLLCGLVLDELSQAEPLPLAVPMPDEKRLRLLCESVLAHPAHAESLEHWASEVGASTRTISRLFKQELGVSFSQWRQQALLARAIPLLNQGRPLSHIARELGYQSQSAFSAMFRRAFGESPRAFMLRGYEHRGPEGGFADSETPDDDDGPIDAVR from the coding sequence ATGAATCCGCCCGCTCCAGCCGACGTATCGAAACCGTACGACGTCATCGACATCCCGCCGGAATTCGCGCCGACCGCCGTCCATCCGATGCGCGTGCGCGCGCGGCAGGTCGATGCCGGCCGCCGCATTCCGCTGCACACGCATGCCTGGGCTCAGCTCGCGTACGCGTCGCGCGGCGTGCTGCGCGTCGCGACGACCGGCACGACCTGGATGGTGCCGCCGTCTCGCGCGATCTGGGTGCCGCCGCACGTGACGCACGAGGTCACGATCGTCGAAGAGGCCTATTTGCGCACGCTGTACATCGACGAGTCGATCGTGCCGGGCGGGCTCGATGCATGCCGCGTCGTCGAGGTGACGGGGCTGCTGCGCGAGTTGATCGTCGCACTCGACGCACGCGATCTGAGCACCGCGCGCGAGCGCCTGCTGTGCGGGCTCGTGCTCGACGAACTGAGTCAGGCCGAACCGCTACCGCTCGCGGTGCCGATGCCCGACGAGAAACGGCTGCGCCTGCTGTGCGAATCGGTCCTGGCGCACCCCGCGCATGCGGAGTCGCTCGAACACTGGGCGAGCGAGGTCGGCGCGAGCACGCGCACGATATCGCGGCTTTTCAAGCAGGAACTGGGCGTGAGCTTTTCGCAGTGGCGCCAGCAGGCGCTGCTCGCCCGGGCGATCCCGCTGCTGAACCAGGGGCGCCCGCTGTCGCATATCGCGCGCGAACTCGGCTACCAGAGCCAGAGCGCGTTCTCGGCCATGTTCCGCCGCGCCTTCGGCGAAAGCCCGCGCGCGTTCATGCTCCGTGGCTACGAACATCGAGGCCCGGAAGGCGGTTTCGCGGACAGCGAAACGCCGGACGACGACGACGGCCCGATCGACGCGGTGCGCTGA